One Methanolobus sp. WCC4 DNA segment encodes these proteins:
- a CDS encoding DUF4386 domain-containing protein, giving the protein MNSERKAAIIVGVLFITATVAYSLSVILVTPVLSSTDHLVLAAEKDRDLMIGSLLVLVDAIAVAGIGIVIYPILKRYSETLALGYTGARLAEGVLFAINVIPILILMTLGQEFVKAGTPDTSYYQTLGSLLLAAADWTFLLGFAVAFTISAFILNYVLFISRLVPRWISVWGFAGALLLWVYYLLQAFGIAQADILFVPIAVQEMVFAVWLIIKGFDIQEHNT; this is encoded by the coding sequence ATGAATTCAGAAAGGAAGGCTGCGATCATCGTTGGAGTATTGTTCATAACTGCCACGGTTGCATACTCGCTTAGTGTTATTTTAGTTACTCCTGTCCTGAGTAGCACAGATCATCTGGTCTTGGCTGCTGAAAAGGATAGAGACCTAATGATCGGGTCATTACTTGTGCTGGTCGATGCGATTGCAGTTGCAGGCATCGGAATAGTCATATACCCGATCCTGAAAAGATATAGTGAGACTTTAGCTCTCGGATACACCGGTGCCAGACTGGCCGAGGGTGTACTATTTGCTATAAATGTAATTCCCATACTGATACTGATGACACTAGGTCAGGAATTCGTAAAGGCAGGAACTCCTGATACTTCTTATTACCAAACCCTGGGTTCTTTATTGCTGGCAGCAGCTGACTGGACTTTTCTGCTTGGGTTTGCAGTGGCTTTTACCATATCTGCCTTTATCCTGAACTATGTATTGTTCATATCAAGACTTGTTCCTCGATGGATATCGGTCTGGGGTTTTGCAGGAGCCTTGTTATTGTGGGTTTACTACCTGTTACAGGCCTTTGGCATTGCTCAGGCTGACATTCTGTTCGTCCCGATAGCTGTGCAGGAAATGGTTTTTGCGGTGTGGCTGATCATTAAAGGATTCGATATTCAGGAACATAATACATAG
- a CDS encoding multidrug efflux SMR transporter translates to MEWIYLIIAGIFETGWAVGLKYTDGLTRLYPTIFTVICLILSMYLLERSLRVIPVGTGYAVWTGIGIIGTVTLGIIFLNESMNVSRLFFIAMIVVGISGLKMVSA, encoded by the coding sequence ATGGAATGGATATACTTGATCATTGCAGGAATTTTCGAAACCGGGTGGGCTGTTGGTTTAAAGTATACTGATGGTTTGACCCGATTATACCCTACAATCTTTACAGTGATCTGTTTGATCCTGAGTATGTACCTATTGGAAAGATCCTTGAGGGTAATACCTGTTGGAACCGGGTATGCTGTATGGACCGGTATTGGGATCATTGGTACGGTTACTCTGGGAATCATTTTTCTCAATGAATCAATGAATGTATCCAGACTTTTCTTCATTGCAATGATCGTTGTAGGCATTAGTGGCCTGAAAATGGTTTCAGCATAA